In Ignavibacteriales bacterium, the following are encoded in one genomic region:
- a CDS encoding winged helix-turn-helix transcriptional regulator: MAYSKKDQFNEDEAKIAGFAKALSHPARVAIIKQLIGNKCSCGDVVKQLPLSQSTVSQHLKELKDAGLIKGEVEGTKVCYCINSENWKLFSGFFDNFVNCVCSIECSC; the protein is encoded by the coding sequence ATGGCATACTCTAAGAAAGATCAGTTTAACGAAGACGAAGCAAAGATTGCGGGCTTTGCTAAAGCACTTTCGCATCCGGCTAGGGTGGCGATTATAAAACAATTGATAGGAAATAAATGCTCATGCGGTGATGTGGTGAAACAGCTCCCGCTTTCGCAGTCCACCGTGTCACAGCACCTAAAAGAATTAAAAGATGCCGGGCTTATAAAAGGGGAGGTCGAGGGAACGAAAGTATGCTATTGTATTAATTCCGAGAACTGGAAGTTATTCTCCGGTTTCTTTGATAATTTTGTAAATTGCGTTTGTTCAATAGAATGCAGCTGCTAA
- a CDS encoding YHYH protein yields the protein MFQKGISYIFVLAILITGAYSFKDKGEDFTQTPSPGLHPCYILPGEYPKKILYNNVKETKVTRGGTSWRRIKTNSIPNHVIGNFPNPGYNPNSIKEINETYFVLYDPVKTGVVTELLDPVKGPQYEFGIAVNGIVFDPIAAEPWGKGRPGPDNYAYNLEAINCSYRLGLDCNFGHVQPNGQYHYHGVPTNLVDSLIKAKDGEMILLGYAADGAPVYYLYSAYFVYREDTSYVKKMGSPRIHLKMMNSGYKLRSGSRPGDGVSAPAGSYDGTYSSDYEYSSKLSDLDECNGIYGWTPEFGNIYYYVITEDFPVIPRCLKGTPSDDFKIGPP from the coding sequence ATGTTTCAAAAAGGAATTTCTTACATTTTTGTTTTAGCAATTTTAATTACCGGAGCATACTCATTCAAGGATAAGGGTGAGGATTTTACACAAACTCCCAGTCCCGGCTTGCATCCTTGTTATATTCTTCCCGGAGAATACCCAAAAAAGATTTTGTATAATAATGTTAAAGAAACAAAAGTAACTAGAGGAGGCACATCCTGGAGGAGGATTAAGACGAATAGCATCCCAAATCACGTGATTGGTAACTTTCCAAATCCGGGATATAATCCTAATTCCATTAAGGAGATAAATGAAACTTACTTTGTTCTCTATGACCCGGTAAAAACCGGTGTGGTAACCGAACTCCTTGATCCTGTAAAGGGACCTCAATATGAATTTGGAATAGCCGTAAATGGAATTGTATTTGACCCTATTGCGGCTGAGCCTTGGGGCAAAGGCAGACCCGGACCCGATAATTATGCTTATAACCTTGAAGCGATTAATTGTAGCTATAGATTGGGCTTAGACTGTAACTTCGGGCATGTCCAGCCTAATGGTCAATATCATTATCATGGAGTTCCTACTAACCTTGTTGATTCCCTTATAAAGGCAAAAGATGGTGAGATGATACTTCTGGGATATGCCGCTGACGGAGCGCCTGTGTATTACCTTTATAGTGCTTATTTTGTTTATCGCGAAGATACAAGCTATGTAAAAAAGATGGGTTCCCCGCGTATACATTTAAAAATGATGAATTCCGGTTATAAATTAAGATCCGGATCCCGTCCCGGTGACGGTGTTTCAGCTCCGGCTGGTAGCTATGATGGTACATATTCCAGTGATTACGAATATTCTTCTAAGCTTTCGGATCTGGATGAATGTAATGGTATTTACGGTTGGACACCGGAATTTGGTAATATATATTATTATGTAATAACGGAGGATTTTCCCGTTATCCCAAGATGTTTAAAAGGCACACCTAGTGATGATTTTAAGATAGGTCCTCCGTAA
- a CDS encoding Rrf2 family transcriptional regulator: MLRLSKKVEYALMALRYIVTSKDDIVTAKEISTKFSIPHELLAKILQKLKKERILESIKGVNGGYRLEKSPEKIKLTDLIKTLDGDFSITECIHGQSEDDCNMFKDCTIKTPVNKIQKELESFFETKTISDFV, from the coding sequence ATGCTTAGATTATCAAAGAAAGTCGAATATGCTTTAATGGCATTGAGGTATATTGTCACGTCTAAAGATGATATTGTTACTGCAAAGGAAATTTCGACAAAATTCAGCATTCCTCATGAGTTACTTGCAAAGATATTGCAAAAGTTAAAAAAAGAGCGGATATTAGAATCTATCAAAGGTGTTAACGGTGGTTACAGGCTTGAAAAAAGCCCCGAAAAGATAAAACTCACCGACCTGATAAAAACCCTCGACGGTGACTTTAGTATTACCGAGTGCATACACGGGCAGAGCGAGGACGACTGCAATATGTTCAAAGACTGCACCATAAAAACACCGGTCAATAAGATACAAAAAGAGCTCGAGAGCTTTTTTGAAACAAAGACAATATCGGATTTTGTTTAG
- a CDS encoding cysteine desulfurase: protein MNFPIYLDNNATTPVDPRVLEVMMPYFTHKFGNAASITHAIGLEGDAAVTEARKQVAKLIGAKPKEIVFTCGSTESINLAIKGVCEAKASHCKHIITQPTEHNAVLDSCRYMERHGFEVTYLGVDQYGMIDLDELRDAIRDDTALITIMTGNNEIGTLQLIKEINAVCRERGVVFFTDGTQGVGKIPINVKEMGIDMMSFSGHKIYGPKGIGAIYINSENENIEVEEQMSGGGHERGMRSGTLNVPGIVGLGMACEICMNELDEEMDKMTGWRDKMINAFLENIEGCVLNGHPTQRLPNNINISIKGLNVGSLMHDLTELAVSSGSACTSAKKKPSHVLMSLGLDEGTALSSIRFGLGRFNTEEEIDYAIESVIKTINNLREVPAA, encoded by the coding sequence ATGAACTTTCCAATATACCTCGACAATAACGCAACCACACCCGTAGACCCAAGGGTACTCGAAGTTATGATGCCCTATTTTACACATAAATTCGGCAATGCCGCCAGCATTACACATGCTATCGGACTAGAAGGCGATGCCGCCGTTACGGAAGCTAGGAAGCAGGTTGCAAAGCTCATTGGCGCTAAGCCCAAAGAGATAGTTTTTACGTGCGGCTCCACCGAATCCATTAACCTCGCCATAAAAGGTGTCTGTGAAGCTAAAGCCTCTCACTGCAAGCACATTATCACACAGCCCACGGAGCATAACGCCGTTCTGGATTCGTGTCGCTACATGGAGAGACACGGCTTCGAGGTCACGTATCTCGGCGTCGACCAATACGGTATGATCGACCTGGACGAGCTCCGTGACGCAATACGGGATGATACCGCCCTCATTACCATTATGACCGGAAATAACGAGATCGGCACCCTCCAGCTAATAAAAGAAATAAACGCTGTCTGCCGCGAAAGAGGAGTTGTATTCTTTACCGATGGAACGCAGGGTGTAGGTAAGATTCCAATTAACGTTAAAGAAATGGGCATCGATATGATGTCATTTAGTGGGCACAAGATATACGGTCCCAAAGGCATTGGTGCAATTTACATTAATTCCGAGAATGAGAACATCGAAGTAGAGGAGCAGATGAGCGGCGGCGGACACGAACGCGGAATGAGGAGCGGAACATTGAACGTGCCGGGGATTGTTGGTTTAGGCATGGCTTGTGAGATTTGCATGAATGAACTTGATGAAGAAATGGATAAGATGACAGGCTGGAGAGATAAAATGATCAACGCCTTCCTGGAAAATATCGAGGGATGTGTGCTCAACGGACATCCGACTCAAAGACTTCCAAATAACATCAATATCAGTATAAAGGGGCTAAATGTCGGCAGTCTAATGCACGATCTCACGGAGCTGGCTGTATCATCGGGAAGCGCGTGTACATCGGCGAAGAAAAAGCCTTCTCATGTGCTGATGTCACTAGGGCTGGACGAGGGAACTGCTCTTTCGTCAATACGGTTTGGATTAGGGAGGTTCAATACGGAAGAGGAAATAGATTACGCTATTGAGAGTGTGATAAAAACAATAAATAATCTAAGAGAAGTACCGGCGGCATAA
- a CDS encoding iron-sulfur cluster assembly accessory protein: MSNIETQEFVPGVTEDVNITPKAIEEVKKIKKENSIPDDYGLRVGVKGGGCSGLSYTLGFDAESRTGDHVKEIDGVKLFVDMKSFLYLTGTEVDFSDGLMGRGFVFNNPNAKKTCGCGSSFGV; encoded by the coding sequence ATGTCAAACATAGAAACACAAGAATTCGTACCGGGTGTAACAGAAGATGTAAATATTACTCCCAAAGCGATAGAAGAAGTGAAGAAAATAAAGAAAGAGAACAGCATACCGGATGATTACGGTTTAAGGGTAGGTGTGAAGGGCGGCGGATGCTCGGGATTGAGCTACACGCTTGGATTTGACGCGGAGAGCAGGACAGGTGATCACGTGAAGGAAATAGACGGCGTAAAGCTGTTTGTGGACATGAAAAGCTTTTTATATCTGACAGGGACAGAAGTTGATTTTAGTGACGGATTGATGGGAAGGGGATTTGTATTTAATAATCCCAACGCAAAGAAGACTTGCGGTTGCGGAAGCTCGTTTGGTGTGTAA
- a CDS encoding glycosyltransferase family 9 protein has protein sequence MAKSIDPGNIKNILISRTDRIGDVVLTLPLVSECKRNFRNAKIWFLVSEYIRDLIEGYPDVDELVFKESFNSGGDLRQFFKSAGIDLIIHAYPRPDISLAAFRAGIENRVGTSSRWYSFAYNHRVAQHRSECKQSEMDYNLDLLESIIDETDYTKIFKFKYTGDEKLKLFEKLKTEGLYTGDKYVIIHPGSGGSAKDLPLEKFKEIDEGIVKLYPDYKIVITGTEQEKDIAKQISGDRNYIDLTGKINLRELMILIDGCQLFMSNSTGPIHIAGALNKKIIGFYPNSRPINATRWGPPGDNNYIFTPKDDSDEMNKIEVNEVIDKVKDMLK, from the coding sequence ATGGCAAAATCTATAGACCCCGGTAATATAAAGAATATACTGATCAGCAGGACAGACAGGATTGGTGACGTTGTGCTTACGTTGCCACTTGTGTCCGAATGCAAAAGGAATTTCAGGAATGCCAAAATATGGTTCCTGGTATCGGAGTATATACGCGACCTGATAGAAGGTTACCCGGATGTGGATGAACTTGTTTTCAAGGAGTCGTTTAATTCTGGAGGAGATCTCAGGCAATTTTTTAAAAGTGCCGGGATAGACCTTATAATCCACGCTTATCCCAGACCGGACATTTCTCTTGCGGCATTCAGAGCGGGTATAGAAAACAGGGTAGGTACTTCCTCAAGATGGTACTCATTTGCTTACAATCATAGAGTAGCACAGCACAGGAGTGAGTGTAAACAGAGCGAAATGGATTATAACCTGGATTTACTTGAGAGTATTATAGACGAGACGGATTACACAAAGATATTCAAGTTTAAATACACAGGCGATGAAAAGCTAAAACTATTCGAAAAGCTGAAGACGGAAGGCTTATATACGGGAGATAAGTATGTTATAATTCATCCGGGGAGCGGAGGATCGGCAAAAGACCTGCCTTTAGAGAAATTCAAAGAGATAGATGAGGGGATAGTGAAATTATACCCGGACTATAAAATAGTGATAACCGGAACAGAACAGGAAAAGGATATTGCAAAGCAGATCTCGGGAGACCGTAATTATATAGATCTTACGGGGAAGATTAACCTCCGGGAGCTGATGATATTAATAGACGGCTGTCAGCTTTTTATGTCAAATTCAACGGGACCTATACATATAGCTGGCGCATTGAACAAGAAAATAATCGGGTTTTATCCAAATTCCAGACCCATAAATGCCACACGCTGGGGTCCTCCGGGTGATAATAATTATATATTTACGCCAAAAGACGATTCGGACGAAATGAACAAAATCGAAGTAAATGAAGTTATAGATAAAGTAAAAGATATGTTAAAATAA
- a CDS encoding DUF3108 domain-containing protein, with amino-acid sequence MKLKNLISFLSIVSILFIAGGVSAQDTNKTPVTFRTIQQNAFTAGEKLEFEINYGFITAGHATMEIAPSYANINGRDAYDISVRINSSSSFEWVYKVEDLYKCYMDRDGLFPWKFEQHIHEGNFKKDFEAIFDHENKKVKAYTGENDPKKFEGEYDIPMYVHDILSAFYFARTIDYSGMSEGSTIKLENFYDDKVNPLNVKYLGKEEVDVPAGEFRCIKVEPMVVEGGLFKSEGSIIVWLTDDERKMPVLVKTKVIVGSMDVELTSYTGLAGPLNSKID; translated from the coding sequence ATGAAATTAAAAAATCTTATATCATTTCTATCAATTGTGAGTATTCTGTTCATAGCTGGAGGCGTATCGGCTCAGGACACAAATAAAACTCCTGTAACATTCCGCACGATACAGCAGAACGCGTTCACAGCGGGCGAGAAGCTGGAGTTCGAGATAAACTACGGGTTTATTACCGCGGGACATGCTACTATGGAGATCGCACCAAGCTACGCAAATATTAACGGCAGGGATGCCTACGATATTTCGGTAAGGATAAACTCTTCATCGAGCTTCGAATGGGTATATAAGGTGGAAGATCTCTATAAATGTTACATGGACAGAGATGGATTATTCCCATGGAAATTCGAACAGCACATTCATGAAGGTAATTTTAAGAAAGATTTTGAAGCGATATTCGATCATGAGAATAAAAAGGTGAAAGCATACACGGGCGAGAACGATCCAAAGAAATTCGAGGGTGAATATGATATCCCGATGTATGTACATGATATTCTCAGCGCATTTTATTTCGCACGAACAATAGATTACAGCGGAATGAGTGAAGGTTCGACAATCAAGCTTGAAAATTTTTACGATGATAAGGTTAACCCGTTAAATGTAAAATATCTCGGTAAAGAAGAAGTAGATGTGCCTGCAGGCGAGTTTAGGTGTATCAAAGTAGAACCGATGGTCGTAGAAGGAGGACTTTTTAAAAGTGAAGGAAGTATAATAGTATGGCTGACAGATGATGAAAGGAAAATGCCTGTACTCGTAAAAACAAAGGTTATTGTAGGTTCGATGGATGTAGAGCTGACCAGCTACACCGGTCTGGCAGGTCCATTAAATTCTAAAATAGATTAG
- a CDS encoding 7-carboxy-7-deazaguanine synthase QueE, with the protein MKISELFYSIQGEGKRTGRPSFFIRTNFCNLRCKFPSGNLCDTPYTSWNPDNQDNKGDVGIGAITEEYKKLKCHDVVITGGEPTMYAEELLELCKKLKEINPDVYITVETNGTNLGKFIEHVHLVSVSPKLSSSVPYNTEYEKMHEQNRYNEKVLKIINEYHKKGLVDVQWKFVYTGSKDIKEIKEMMETIGFKHKDIFLMPEGISNLDLERLRVKTIEACKDNNFNYSDRLHIVAWGHRRGV; encoded by the coding sequence ATGAAGATATCAGAACTATTTTATTCGATCCAGGGAGAGGGGAAAAGGACGGGTCGCCCGTCTTTTTTTATCAGGACTAATTTTTGCAACCTGCGATGCAAGTTCCCCAGCGGTAACCTGTGTGACACTCCCTACACAAGCTGGAACCCAGATAACCAGGACAACAAGGGTGACGTGGGCATAGGCGCGATAACCGAGGAATATAAAAAACTTAAATGCCACGACGTTGTCATAACAGGCGGTGAGCCGACGATGTACGCTGAGGAACTACTGGAGCTTTGCAAGAAGCTAAAAGAGATAAACCCCGATGTATATATAACAGTCGAAACGAACGGAACAAACCTGGGGAAATTTATCGAGCACGTTCACCTGGTGAGTGTAAGCCCGAAGCTGAGTTCATCCGTACCGTATAATACAGAATACGAAAAAATGCACGAGCAGAACCGCTATAATGAGAAAGTGTTGAAGATAATCAACGAATATCACAAGAAAGGACTGGTCGATGTGCAATGGAAGTTCGTCTATACAGGGAGCAAAGATATAAAAGAGATCAAGGAAATGATGGAGACGATAGGATTTAAACACAAGGATATATTTCTGATGCCGGAAGGAATTTCAAACCTGGACCTGGAGAGACTGAGGGTAAAGACTATCGAAGCCTGCAAGGATAATAATTTTAATTATTCAGATAGACTGCATATAGTAGCATGGGGACACAGAAGGGGAGTCTAG
- a CDS encoding phosphatase PAP2 family protein: MLRILLCILLFSSVTYAQGTDSAYADENFDQSLFRTLNGHRTGLLDITIALTEKPVTIPLVLIPASLYTSALISDNYYDENSSYLLAVSSGVGIGITAGLKYVFKRKRPVESMDGIYFDKYFLRENDRYSFPSGHATVSFNTAASLTLRYPDNPYLITGFYLHALAVSFGRIYIGAHYPGDVLTGALIGTGSAVLVFALRKELIEFKADIFHQKDRKEIGSDKTDQYVALGSLIAMDLFNYFILGQQSKITKNMRIEFGSIGNTNTLNFTYNF, encoded by the coding sequence ATGCTGAGAATACTATTATGCATACTGCTGTTTAGCTCCGTTACCTATGCACAGGGAACAGATTCCGCTTACGCAGATGAAAATTTCGATCAATCCCTCTTCCGTACTCTAAACGGACACCGGACAGGATTACTCGATATCACAATTGCACTCACGGAAAAGCCTGTGACGATCCCCCTGGTATTGATACCGGCTTCCCTTTACACATCAGCTTTGATCAGTGATAACTATTACGATGAAAACTCTTCTTACCTCCTTGCGGTATCCAGTGGTGTCGGTATTGGAATTACAGCGGGTTTGAAATATGTTTTCAAAAGAAAGCGGCCTGTAGAATCTATGGATGGAATTTATTTTGATAAATATTTTCTGAGAGAAAATGATCGCTATTCATTCCCTTCCGGGCACGCAACGGTTTCTTTTAATACTGCCGCGTCGCTGACACTTCGCTATCCCGACAATCCTTATCTCATAACAGGATTCTATCTGCATGCGCTCGCGGTATCTTTCGGGCGTATTTATATAGGTGCTCATTATCCCGGCGACGTTTTAACAGGTGCATTGATCGGAACGGGTTCAGCAGTATTGGTCTTTGCTTTAAGAAAGGAGCTCATCGAGTTTAAAGCGGATATATTTCATCAAAAGGACAGGAAAGAGATAGGCTCGGATAAGACCGACCAGTACGTTGCACTCGGCAGTCTGATCGCAATGGACCTGTTTAACTATTTCATACTAGGTCAGCAAAGCAAAATAACGAAAAATATGCGGATTGAATTTGGTTCGATAGGAAATACGAATACGTTAAACTTCACTTACAACTTCTAG
- a CDS encoding PLP-dependent transferase, giving the protein MRFSTKQIHAGQKPEETTGAVIEPIFMTSTYANEKLGETKGFDYGRTTNPTRFALERNLAALENGKHGFCFASGMASIQALITLFKPGDHIICTNNMYGGTYRLYEQIITQYDIEFSYVDTSDIENIMQEVKDNTRLIYMETPTNPMLAITDLAAVADFAKSKKIITCVDNTFMSPYFQNPLDFGIDIVNHSTTKYINGHSDVIGGCLITSNDDYAERFYFFQKSIGAVPSPFDCWLILRATKTLSQRMRDHNANAIAIVDALKDNSKISKIYYPGLESHPQYELAKKQMRGFGGIISLDMGSQENAAAVCNNVKIFQLAESLGGVESLICHPASMTHASVPKEVRESFGLTDGLVRLSVGIEDKEDLIEDIQNAVDKAG; this is encoded by the coding sequence ATGAGATTTTCAACTAAACAAATACATGCCGGGCAAAAGCCCGAGGAAACCACCGGGGCGGTCATCGAGCCTATATTTATGACCTCCACCTATGCTAACGAAAAACTGGGTGAGACAAAAGGCTTCGACTACGGACGCACAACTAACCCCACCCGCTTTGCCCTGGAAAGAAATCTCGCTGCCCTCGAAAACGGTAAGCACGGTTTCTGCTTCGCTTCCGGCATGGCTTCAATACAAGCACTGATAACTTTATTCAAACCCGGTGACCATATCATCTGCACCAATAACATGTATGGCGGCACATACCGCCTCTACGAGCAGATAATAACACAATATGATATCGAATTTTCTTATGTGGACACTTCCGATATAGAAAATATAATGCAAGAAGTAAAAGATAACACGCGCCTCATATACATGGAGACCCCGACTAATCCCATGCTTGCAATAACCGACCTCGCGGCAGTTGCTGATTTTGCAAAGTCAAAGAAGATAATAACCTGTGTCGATAATACATTTATGAGCCCGTACTTCCAGAACCCGCTCGATTTCGGTATAGACATAGTAAATCACTCAACAACAAAGTACATCAACGGACACAGTGACGTCATCGGCGGATGTCTCATTACATCAAACGACGACTACGCGGAAAGATTCTACTTCTTCCAAAAGTCCATCGGCGCTGTACCGTCTCCGTTCGATTGCTGGCTTATACTCCGCGCGACCAAGACACTCTCCCAGCGTATGCGCGATCATAATGCCAACGCCATCGCTATCGTGGACGCTTTAAAAGACAATTCCAAAATTTCTAAAATATATTACCCCGGGCTGGAATCACATCCTCAGTATGAACTCGCAAAGAAACAAATGCGCGGGTTCGGAGGGATTATCTCACTCGACATGGGTTCGCAGGAAAACGCAGCCGCTGTCTGTAACAACGTTAAAATATTCCAGCTGGCGGAATCCCTCGGCGGTGTCGAATCACTTATTTGTCATCCGGCGTCCATGACTCATGCCAGCGTACCTAAAGAGGTCCGTGAATCGTTCGGCTTAACGGACGGCCTAGTAAGATTATCTGTAGGTATTGAAGATAAAGAGGATTTAATAGAGGACATTCAAAACGCCGTAGATAAGGCAGGCTGA
- a CDS encoding pyridoxal-phosphate dependent enzyme codes for MKYYNNITELIGNTPLVKLNNITKGFKATVLAKVEYQNPGGSIKDRIGISMIDRAEKDGSLKPGGTIIEATSGNTGIGLALAASVRGYKCIFVMTSKVSEEKRSYLKALGAEIVIQPMTAKPDDPENYVNVAKRLNKEIPNSVFMYQYSNPGNSDAHYYTTGPEIWNDTDGKVTHFVSGVGTTGTIVGASKYLKEKNPDIKVIGSDPYGSIYKTFLETGKIPEAIPYLIEGVGQECLPAIANFQWIDEIYNVSDKDSVEMCRRLSREEGIFCGGSTGTIAHTAVEIARDLDENAIVVFIVCDTGERYLSKYHNEKWLREKKLLNPDTLNVGDVFDTKETNGVPPLVSIGSGSKVYEALELMNQYNISNVPVIDNGNCVGSLNEAEVISKVMNDSAVGGAEINSVMGDKLPALETVDAFRNALDVLKDKHAVLVTEQGNPVGILSRYDVLDFTGY; via the coding sequence ATGAAGTATTACAATAACATTACCGAACTCATCGGCAATACCCCCCTTGTCAAGCTCAATAACATTACTAAAGGATTTAAGGCAACCGTCCTGGCAAAAGTCGAATACCAAAATCCGGGCGGAAGCATCAAGGACAGGATAGGTATTTCGATGATTGACAGGGCAGAAAAGGATGGATCTCTAAAACCAGGCGGTACTATTATCGAAGCAACAAGCGGTAATACCGGTATCGGACTCGCACTTGCGGCATCCGTTCGAGGTTACAAATGCATCTTCGTTATGACCTCCAAGGTCTCCGAAGAAAAACGCAGTTACCTCAAAGCACTCGGTGCGGAAATAGTCATTCAGCCTATGACCGCTAAACCCGACGACCCTGAAAACTATGTTAACGTTGCGAAACGCCTCAACAAAGAAATTCCCAATTCCGTCTTTATGTACCAATATTCTAACCCCGGAAATAGTGACGCGCATTATTATACCACCGGTCCGGAAATCTGGAATGATACCGACGGTAAAGTCACACACTTTGTATCGGGAGTTGGCACAACAGGTACGATCGTCGGAGCAAGTAAGTATCTGAAAGAAAAAAATCCGGATATAAAAGTTATCGGTTCTGATCCGTACGGCTCCATATATAAAACATTTCTCGAGACTGGAAAAATACCTGAAGCGATTCCCTATCTTATAGAGGGTGTCGGACAGGAATGTCTCCCCGCTATTGCTAATTTCCAGTGGATAGACGAGATATACAATGTAAGCGACAAAGACTCAGTTGAAATGTGCAGGAGACTTTCCCGCGAGGAGGGGATCTTTTGCGGAGGCTCGACAGGAACTATTGCGCACACTGCCGTAGAGATTGCACGAGATCTCGATGAAAATGCGATCGTTGTGTTTATCGTATGTGATACAGGTGAGAGATATCTTAGCAAATACCACAACGAAAAATGGCTCCGCGAGAAGAAGCTTCTCAACCCGGATACTCTTAATGTCGGCGACGTATTCGATACTAAGGAGACGAACGGCGTTCCGCCTCTCGTTTCGATAGGAAGCGGCTCAAAAGTATATGAAGCGCTCGAACTGATGAATCAATACAACATTTCGAACGTACCTGTAATAGATAACGGTAATTGTGTAGGCTCACTAAACGAAGCCGAAGTGATTTCCAAAGTAATGAATGACAGCGCTGTCGGCGGTGCTGAGATAAATTCGGTCATGGGTGACAAACTCCCCGCCCTCGAGACAGTGGACGCATTTAGAAACGCCCTCGACGTGTTGAAAGATAAGCACGCGGTGCTCGTCACCGAGCAGGGAAACCCTGTTGGTATCCTGAGCAGGTACGACGTGCTCGACTTCACAGGATATTAA
- a CDS encoding GNAT family N-acetyltransferase, whose product METYEVRKDNFLISTDKTKLDIDIIHKFLTGSYWAGGRAKENVVRSIENSLCFGVYDEVKLAGFARVISDNTTFAYIADLFIMEEYQGKGLSKFLMTAIMDHPELRVMEKWVLATRTAHGLYKQFGFLPLPFPDRFMMKKNIKN is encoded by the coding sequence ATGGAAACGTACGAGGTCCGGAAAGATAATTTTTTGATTTCGACCGACAAAACGAAACTTGACATCGACATTATTCATAAATTCCTTACCGGCTCATACTGGGCCGGTGGAAGAGCTAAAGAAAACGTTGTCCGTTCTATTGAAAATTCACTTTGCTTCGGCGTTTATGACGAAGTGAAACTCGCAGGATTTGCCCGCGTGATCTCCGATAATACTACCTTTGCTTACATCGCGGACCTGTTCATAATGGAGGAGTACCAGGGAAAAGGTCTCTCTAAATTCCTGATGACTGCTATTATGGATCACCCGGAATTGCGTGTCATGGAAAAATGGGTGCTGGCGACCCGCACTGCTCACGGACTTTATAAGCAGTTCGGTTTTCTGCCTCTCCCCTTCCCTGATAGATTTATGATGAAGAAAAATATTAAAAATTAA